One part of the [Synechococcus] sp. NIES-970 genome encodes these proteins:
- a CDS encoding hypothetical protein (conserved hypothetical protein), whose amino-acid sequence MASQWENFLKNLGNWRGSFAGVTLEGEIMTEVPSILTLSLVNGDRDKVLFTLRRFGGHYRRTWLSSLLPVEKVVQLKSSVKWNGRSPKASSRVSLSQVGQLPLM is encoded by the coding sequence ATGGCCAGCCAGTGGGAAAATTTTCTGAAAAATCTAGGGAACTGGCGTGGTTCCTTTGCGGGGGTGACCCTAGAGGGGGAGATCATGACCGAAGTCCCCTCTATCTTGACCCTCTCGTTGGTCAATGGCGATCGCGATAAAGTGCTGTTTACCCTGCGACGCTTTGGTGGGCATTACCGTAGGACATGGCTTTCATCATTACTTCCTGTAGAAAAAGTTGTACAACTAAAATCATCGGTCAAATGGAATGGGCGATCGCCAAAGGCATCCTCAAGGGTGAGTTTAAGTCAGGTAGGTCAATTACCGTTGATGTGA